The Spirosoma sp. SC4-14 DNA window CAGGTCGGTTTGCAGACCATTGAACGGACATTCAGGCAACTCATTCCCTTTCAGCCATTCTCCTATCATTTTATGGAGGATGACCGATTGAGCAATTACGCCGATGAGGCCAACTGGAAGCAACTCATTACTTATGCCGCTCTGCTGGCTATCCTGATTGCAGGCCTTGGGCTGTTCGGCATGGTTTCGCTAACGGTCGAGCAGCGCACCAAAGAAATCGGTATCCGAAAAGTTCTGGGAGCTACTACGTTGGAAATCAATAGTATGTTATCGGGCGCGTTTCTGAAACTGGTATTGCTGGCGTTTCTAATAGCTGCACCCATCGGCTGGTATGCTTCTCGACAATGGCTAGACCGGTTCGTGTACCGGATGAATCTAAACGGTTGGTTATTCGCGTCGGTTGGTCTTTCAGTACTAGTGCTCGCCCTGCTGACGGTTAGTTTTCAAAGCATTAAAGCGGCCTTGATGAATCCGGTCAAATCGTTACGGTCGGAATGATGTAGAGACGCGATCCCTCGCGTCTCTATATAAAAAATACCCCATGAAACCACCCCGTTTTGCCACCTACCTGCTCCATCTGTTCTGCCCACCGCATCGGGCCGAAGAGCTGGAGGGCGATCTGGATGAGCTGTTTCGGCAGCGAGTGCGGGAGGTGGGCCTGCGGAAGGCGCGTTGGCGGTATATGCGTGATGTGGTGAGTCTGTTGCGCCCGTCATTGATGAAAGAAAATGGAAATGAATACCCAACCCCAGCTTTTAGCACTATGTTACGCAACTATCTCAAAATCGCACTCCGAAATCTGGCCAAGAACCGGGTGTATTCCTTCATCAACATTGGTGGACTGGCCGTTGGTATGGCTGTTGCCATGCTGATCGGTCTCTGGATATACGATGAGCTGTCGTTCGATCGATATTTTCAGAACTACGACCGTATTGCCAAGGTCATGCAAAACGGAACTTTCAATGGCGAAGTGTTTCATGGTGAATACAACCCGGCACCTATGGGTCCCGAGCTGCGGACGATTTACGGTGATAATTTTACCCATGTCATCATGTCGTCCTGGACACGCGATCACATTCTGGCATATGGGGACAAAAAATTAACCAAAACCGGCAATTACCTGAGTGCCGATGCACCCGATATGCTGACCCTGAAGATGCTTAGCGGTACACGGGCTGGGCTAAAAGACCAGAATTCGATTTTACTGTCGGAGTCGACGGCCAAGACCTTGTTTGGCGAGGCCGATCCGGTAGGTAAACTGATGAAGATCGATAATAAACTGGATGTGAAAGTGACGGGCGTATATGAAGATTTTCCGTACAATACCGAGTTTCGGGAGATGAAATTCATTGCGCCCTGGAACTTATATGTGTCGTCGGAAAGCTGGGTAAAACGCGCACAGGACAATGTCGAATGGGGTAATTTTTCCTGGCAGGTACTGGCTCAGATTGCACCCAATACTGATTTTGATGCCGTTTCAGCCAAAATCAAAGACCTACGGCTAAAGCATAACCCGGAGGTAGCGTTCATCAAGCCCGTAGTGTACCTGCTTCCCATGCGCAAATGGCATCTCTATTCGGGTTGGGATAAGTCGGGCAACCTCGAAGGCCGGATACAATACGTGTGGCTGTTCGGGATTATCGGGGTGTTTGTGCTGCTGCTGGCCTGTATCAACTTTATGAATCTGAGTACAGCCCGTTCCGAAAAGCGTGCGAAAGAGGTGGGCATTCGGAAGGCGGTTGGTTCCGTTCGGAGTCAATTAATCAGTCAGTTCTTCAGCGAGTCGCTGCTGGTGGTTTCGTTTGCGTTTGTATTGGCTATACTGTTAGTTCTCCTAATCCTTCCTGTCTTCAATGAGGTGGCCGATAAACAGATTGGCATTTTATGGACCAACCCGGTCTTCTGGTTTTGTGGTATTGGTTTTAGTTTACTAACGGGGCTGATCGCGGGAAGTTATCCGGCCCTTTATTTATCGTCGTTCCAGGCTGTCAAGGTACTGAAAGGCACATTCCGGGTTGGAAGATTTGCCTCGATTCCGCGTCAGGTGTTGGTGGTGGTGCAATTCACGGTTTCCGTGACGCTGATTATCGGAACGATCATTGTGTTCCGGCAGATTCAATACGCCAAAGATCGACCAGTTGGTTACGACCGGACTGGATTGATTACGGTAGCGATGAATACACCGGAGTTACATCAGCATTACAATGCGCTTCGGGATGCTTTGATTCAGACCGGAGCCGTTGTTGATATGTCGACCTCATCGGCTCCGGCAACGGATCTAAACTCACAAAATAGCGGCTTCGATTGGGAGGGTAAAGACCCGAACTTCAAAGACAACTTTGGAACGATTGCCGTTACGCACGATTATGGCAAAACGGTTGGCTGGCAGTTTGTTCAAGGTCGCGATTTTTCCCGGCAATTTACCAGCGATTCATCGGGCATGGTCATCAATGAAACCGCTGTGCGGTATATGGGTTTGAAAGACCCGGTGGGTAAACAGGTTAAATGGAATGGTAAGCCATACCGAGTGGTGGGAGTTATAAAGGATATGCTCATGGACTCGCCGTTTAAGCCTGTTTATCAGACGGTCTATGTTATGGATTATGGCTGGGCAAATGTCATCAATATCAAACTCAATCCGGCCCAAAGCACCAGAGAATCACTGGCTAAAATCGAAGGTGTTTTCCGTAAATTCAATCCCGGCAGCCCGTTCGATTATCGCTTCACGGATCAGCAATATGCCCTAAAGTTTGCGGCCGAAGAACGGATCGGTAAGCTGGCTTCGGGCTTTGCCATCCTGGCCATTCTAATCAGTTGCCTGGGTCTGTTTGGGCTGGCTTCCTTCGTAGCCGAGCAGCGGACAAAGGAAATAGGCGTGCGCAAAGTACTGGGCGCATCCGTAACGAATGTATGGGCGCTGCTGTCCAAAGACTTTGTGATACTGGTTGTTATTGCTTTTAGCATTGCTACACCTATAGCCTGGTATGGCCTAAACAACTGGCTTCAGAAATATGAATACCGCACCGAAATATCCTGGTGGATTTTTGTGGCAGCCGGTTTAGGCGCTTTAGTCGTCACGTTGCTGACGGTCAGTTTTCAAAGTATCAAAGCTGCGTTGATGAATCCCGTTAAAAGTTTGCGAAGTGAATAGTCGGAGAAAGTATTCACTGTTTTCAGAAACAAAAAAAGCCGGAGCGAATGGCTCCGGCTTCAATAATACGATTACTGGCTTACTTATAGGTCGGCAATCGCTTTATTGATTTCGTCTTTCGTTTTTCCGGTTTTTTGCTGGATTTTTCCCCACATTTCGTCTTCCTGACCTTCCTGATAGGTTAAATCATCGTCGGTGAGGTCGCCATAGGCTTGTTTCAGTTTGCCTTTCATTTCGTTCCAGCCCCCTTTCACGGTTGTCTCGTTCATGGTCGTAGTGTTTATAACGTTGAGAAATTAGTGTAATCGCCCTGATTACATAAGTATAACTATGCCATGACGGAATTGTTTTGGGCAATATGAGTTGCAATCTGGTCAGAATCGATGGTAAGATTATAAATAACACCCGTAATTGGTGTTGTATATCCCAGAAAGTAAAGCCCTTTGAGGGGCGGATTGCTGAACCAAAGCTGTTTGGGATAGCCGCGATCATTTAAAATCTGTGCGGCCAGGGTCGAGTCCAGAAACGAAGTAAGTCCCGGTCGGTAACCGGTTGCCAGAATAATAGCATCGAAGGGAAGTTCGCGCCCGTCGGTAAAGGTGACCGTTTTAGCGTTGACTCGTTCAATACCCGGAACAACGGTGATCTTTCCGGCCTTAATCTGATCGAGCGTACCGATGTCGATAACGGGAATCACACCGCGTCGGGTATCGTAGGACGGCGGATGGGCCGGTTTTCCTAGCCCATAGGCCGATACATCGCCAACGCTGATTTTCTGCGAAAGTCCAGCCACAAAGTCATAAAACCAGGTCGGAAATTTACTGAGGAAGATCGCCGTCGGTTGAGCGGGTCGCCCGAACAAATCGCGCCGGATGATATTGATTGCTCTACG harbors:
- a CDS encoding ABC transporter permease, with protein sequence MKPPRFATYLLHLFCPPHRAEELEGDLDELFRQRVREVGLRKARWRYMRDVVSLLRPSLMKENGNEYPTPAFSTMLRNYLKIALRNLAKNRVYSFINIGGLAVGMAVAMLIGLWIYDELSFDRYFQNYDRIAKVMQNGTFNGEVFHGEYNPAPMGPELRTIYGDNFTHVIMSSWTRDHILAYGDKKLTKTGNYLSADAPDMLTLKMLSGTRAGLKDQNSILLSESTAKTLFGEADPVGKLMKIDNKLDVKVTGVYEDFPYNTEFREMKFIAPWNLYVSSESWVKRAQDNVEWGNFSWQVLAQIAPNTDFDAVSAKIKDLRLKHNPEVAFIKPVVYLLPMRKWHLYSGWDKSGNLEGRIQYVWLFGIIGVFVLLLACINFMNLSTARSEKRAKEVGIRKAVGSVRSQLISQFFSESLLVVSFAFVLAILLVLLILPVFNEVADKQIGILWTNPVFWFCGIGFSLLTGLIAGSYPALYLSSFQAVKVLKGTFRVGRFASIPRQVLVVVQFTVSVTLIIGTIIVFRQIQYAKDRPVGYDRTGLITVAMNTPELHQHYNALRDALIQTGAVVDMSTSSAPATDLNSQNSGFDWEGKDPNFKDNFGTIAVTHDYGKTVGWQFVQGRDFSRQFTSDSSGMVINETAVRYMGLKDPVGKQVKWNGKPYRVVGVIKDMLMDSPFKPVYQTVYVMDYGWANVINIKLNPAQSTRESLAKIEGVFRKFNPGSPFDYRFTDQQYALKFAAEERIGKLASGFAILAILISCLGLFGLASFVAEQRTKEIGVRKVLGASVTNVWALLSKDFVILVVIAFSIATPIAWYGLNNWLQKYEYRTEISWWIFVAAGLGALVVTLLTVSFQSIKAALMNPVKSLRSE
- a CDS encoding CsbD family protein, which produces MNETTVKGGWNEMKGKLKQAYGDLTDDDLTYQEGQEDEMWGKIQQKTGKTKDEINKAIADL